One genomic window of Plasmodium coatneyi strain Hackeri chromosome 12, complete sequence includes the following:
- a CDS encoding Cytochrome c — MNLAKNKKNNLIEDELPNDFVLPKGDKVKGEKLFKKHCKQCHSIAPDNTQSNSGFTSWGPSLFNVYNRTAGMSKGNSPFQVSPDMHASGIIWNDLNLMKYMKNPKDFVEANIGMNFKGISNFQDRVDIVHYLKTLTYDDPHGKEIVDKFSKKEK, encoded by the coding sequence ATGAATTTAGCcaagaataagaaaaacaACCTGATAGAGGATGAGCTACCAAACGATTTTGTACTACCTAAGGGAGACAAAGTAAAAGGGGAGAAGCTATTCAAGAAGCACTGTAAGCAATGTCACTCCATAGCCCCAGACAATACACAATCGAATTCAGGATTCACAAGTTGGGGTCCTTCTCTATTTAATGTTTATAACAGAACTGCTGGAATGAGCAAAGGCAATTCGCCTTTTCAAGTATCACCTGATATGCACGCATCGGGCATTATATGGAATGACTTAAATTTAATGAAGTACATGAAGAACCCCAAAGATTTTGTAGAAGCAAACATTGGTATGAACTTTAAAGGGATTTCAAATTTTCAAGATAGGGTTGACATCGTTCACTATTTAAAAACCCTTACGTATGATGATCCACATGGGAAAGAAATTGTCgacaaattttccaaaaaagaaaaataa
- a CDS encoding M1-family aminopeptidase, translating into MVREKMLNLYFLFITVLVALANYTPVDYQNTCMISRSCRKNSCGITSRVLSGIHVNKASTRARALISLSSLIYHLQLPKLVSLDLFRRDLFTGVNQKGRRSPVPSYIIQNRLMSENIDSGNNNMSATGKQEKKRPATGDASDGNIASAQEKRMKGNDQSEGTSNLSGSNNAVFTNGASSIIEGGENNNNGTGNDGKNEPTIHYRKDYKPSGFVINNVTLNINIFDHETSVRSNLDMKLSEHYKGEDLIFDGVSLEIKEISIDGNKLIEGEHYKYDNEFLTIYSKFIPKGKFTFGSEVIIHPETNYALTGLYKSKNIIVSQCEATGFRRITFFIDRPDMMAKYDVTVTADKEKYPVLLSNGDKLNQFDIPGGRHGARFNDPYLKPCYLFAVVAGDLKHLSDSYVTKFSKRNVELYVFSEEKYVSKLKWALECLKKAMKFDEDYFGLEYDLSRLNLVAVSDFNVGAMENKGLNIFNANSLLASKKKSIDFSFERILTVVGHEYFHNYTGNRVTLRDWFQLTLKEGLTVHRENLFSEQTTKTATFRLDHVDLLRSVQFLEDSSPLAHPIRPESYVSMENFYTTTVYDKGSEVMRMYQTILGDDYYKKGMDIYIKNNDGGTATCEDFNDAMNEAYKLKKGDKSANLDQYLLWFSQSGTPHVTAEYSYDAAKKEFVIDVTQVTHPDPNQKEKKALFIPIRVGFINPHNGKDVIPEVTLEFTKDKEKFVFNNVHEKPIPSLFRGFSAPVYIKDNLTDSERIVLLKYDTDAFVRYNVCVDLYMKQIMKNYQELLQAKTENKPESAEKPNLTPLSDDFISAIKYLMEDPHADAGFKSYIITLPRDRFIINQIKNVDTDVLADTKDFIYKQLGDKLNDLYFQIFKSIQAKADDMTHFEDESYVDFEQLNMRKLRNTLLTLLSRAKYPNMLDHIMEHSKSPYPSNWLSSLAVSAYTDKYFELYEKTYNQSKDDELLLQEWLKTVSRSDRKDIYDIIKKLETEVLKDSKNPNEIRAVYLPFTNNLRYFNDISGKGYKMMADIIMKVDKFNPMVATQLCEPFKLWNKLDLKRQDMMLNEMNRMLSMENISNNLKEYLLRLTNKL; encoded by the coding sequence ATggtaagagaaaaaatgctcaACTTATATTTTCTATTCATAACGGTATTAGTAGCGCTAGCAAATTATACGCCCGTTGATTACCAAAATACATGCATGATTAGCAGGAGCTGCCGAAAAAACTCATGCGGTATTACCTCTCGCGTGCTAAGTGGAATTCATGTAAACAAAGCGAGCACTAGGGCCAGGGCGCTGATCAGCCTATCCTCACTGATTTACCATCTGCAGTTACCAAAACTTGTCAGCCTTGACTTGTTTCGAAGGGATCTGTTCACAGGTGTAAATCAGAAGGGGAGGAGGTCTCCTGTACCCTCGTACATTATCCAAAACAGATTGATGAGTGAGAACATCGATAGTGGTAACAACAATATGAGCGCAACAGGAAAgcaggaaaagaagagaCCCGCAACGGGGGACGCATCCGATGGTAACATAGCATCTGCACAGGAAAAGCGCATGAAGGGAAATGATCAGAGCGAAGGAACATCGAACTTATCTGGCTCCAACAACGCTGTATTCACCAATGGAGCAAGTTCCATCATAGAAGGAGGtgaaaataacaacaatggAACCGGAAacgatggaaaaaatgaacccacAATACACTACAGAAAGGATTACAAACCAAGTGGATTTGTCATCAACAACGTGACTCTTAATATCAACATATTTGACCATGAAACTTCTGTGAGGTCCAACTTGGATATGAAACTCAGCGAACATTACAAAGGAGAAGACCTCATATTCGATGGTGTGAGCTTagaaattaaagaaatatcTATTGATGGTAACAAATTGATAGAAGGAGAACACTACAAATATGACAATGAATTCTTGACCATCTATTCCAAGTTTATTCCAAAGGGAAAGTTCACTTTCGGATCTGAAGTTATCATCCACCCAGAGACAAATTATGCTTTGACTGGTTTGTACAAATCGAAGAATATTATAGTGTCCCAATGTGAAGCTACTGGTTTCCGAAGAATCACCTTCTTCATTGACAGACCTGATATGATGGCCAAGTACGACGTAACGGTTACTGCAGATAAGGAGAAGTATCCTGTACTTTTAAGCAATGGTGATAAGTTAAATCAGTTTGATATTCCAGGAGGAAGACATGGAGCCAGATTTAACGATCCATACTTGAAGCCATGTTACCTATTCGCTGTAGTCGCTGGAGATTTAAAGCACCTAAGTGATAGTTACGTCaccaaattttccaaaagaaATGTAGAATTGTATGTTTTCAGTGAAGAGAAATACGTTTCGAAATTGAAATGGGCTTTAGAGTGCCTAAAGAAAGCCATGAAATTTGACGAAGATTATTTTGGACTAGAATACGATTTGTCCCGACTCAACCTCGTAGCTGTATCTGACTTTAACGTGGGTGCCATGGAAAACAAAGGTCTCAACATCTTCAACGCGAACTCCTTATTAGCATCAAAGAAGAAGTCTATAGATTTTTCCTTCGAAAGAATTCTAACCGTTGTTGGTCACGAATATTTCCACAACTATACCGGAAATAGAGTTACTCTGAGAGATTGGTTTCAACTAACTCTTAAGGAAGGATTGACTGTGCATAGGGAAAACTTATTCTCTGAACAGACCACCAAAACTGCTACCTTCCGTTTGGATCACGTAGATTTACTAAGAAGCGTCCAATTTTTGGAAGACTCATCCCCACTTGCACACCCTATTAGACCAGAATCATACGTCAGCATGGAGAACTTCTATACCACAACTGTATATgataaaggaagtgaagtgATGAGAATGTACCAAACTATTTTAGGAGACGACTACTACAAGAAAGGTATGGATATATACATTAAGAATAATGACGGAGGCACAGCAACCTGTGAAGATTTCAACGATGCAATGAATGAGGCGTACAAACTGAAAAAGGGAGACAAATCAGCCAACTTAGATCAGTACCTGTTATGGTTCTCACAGAGTGGAACTCCACACGTAACTGCAGAATATTCCTACGATGCGGCTAAGAAAGAATTCGTAATTGATGTTACGCAGGTTACCCATCCCGATCCaaaccaaaaggaaaagaaggccCTCTTTATTCCCATTCGAGTTGGTTTCATTAATCCACACAATGGAAAAGACGTCATTCCAGAGGTCACCCTAGAATTTACGaaagacaaagaaaaattcgTTTTTAACAATGTGCATGAGAAACCAATCCCATCCCTATTCAGAGGATTTAGCGCACCTGTATATATTAAGGACAACTTAACAGACTCAGAAAGAATCGTACTTCTCAAATACGACACTGATGCATTTGTACGATATAACGTATGTGTAGATCTTTACATGAAGCAAATTATGAAGAATTACCAAGAGTTGTTACAAGCCAAAACAGAAAACAAACCAGAGTCTGCCGAAAAACCAAACTTAACTCCCTTAAGTGATGACTTCATTAGCGCCATAAAATACTTGATGGAAGATCCTCATGCCGATGCTGGTTTCAAATCCTACATTATAACCCTCCCAAGAGACAGATTCATTATAAaccaaattaaaaatgtagacaCAGATGTGTTGGCAGATACGAAAGATTTCATTTACAAACAGTTAGGTGACAAGCTCAATGATCTCTACTTCCAGATATTTAAGTCTATTCAAGCCAAGGCGGACGACATGACACACTTCGAGGACGAATCTTATGTCGATTTTGAACAATTGAATATGAGAAAATTGAGAAACACCTTATTGACCCTATTAAGTAGAGCTAAGTACCCAAATATGTTGGACCACATTATGGAACACTCCAAATCTCCTTATCCTTCCAATTGGCTATCCAGCTTAGCTGTATCAGCATACACCGACAAATATTTCGAACTGTATGAAAAGACCTACAACCAATCCAAGGATGATGAGTTACTACTCCAAGAATGGTTAAAGACTGTTTCCAGATCGGATAGAAAAGATATTTACGACATTATTAAGAAGCTAGAAACTGAGGTGCTAAAGGATAGTAAGAATCCAAATGAAATCAGAGCCGTGTACCTTCCATTCACTAACAACTTAAGATACTTCAATGACATATCAGGCAAGGGATACAAAATGATGGCAGACATTATTATGAAGGTCGATAAGTTTAATCCTATGGTAGCCACCCAACTTTGCGAACCCTTCAAATTGTGGAACAAGCTTGACTTGAAACGACAAGACATGATGCTCAACGAAATGAACCGAATGCTCTCCATGGAAAACATCTCCAACAATTTGAAGGAGTACTTGTTAAGGCTCACCAACAAGTTGTAA